The nucleotide sequence acaatattgtatctgcaggttttaaaaaccaaaggtacattttgatttcccatggtacaaatcatgtctttAAAGgtaactgcaatggtacaaatttgtttctttgtcttaaggtacaattttgTCCCATATAAAGGTACTGCCCctgtgacaagggtttgtaccttctttggcaCAACATtacaccatttttttctgagagtttaGTTGAATTTGTAtgagcttttttttatttatttttgttgattcTGATTTAGTTGGTTTTATTCAACTGAGTGTGAAACTGGAATCCCTCGTTTTTTGTTAGCCATCATAACACATTAGGGTCCATTTTGGACCATATGAGATACATAAAAATTCCAGAAATGCCATAGTTTGCAAATTGCAGCCATTTAAAACatatcatgtatttatttattttccacatttattacaattatttctaAATCTTAAATTGGGTAATTTTGAAATCTGGCATGCATAGAGCTATGTTATACTTGTAAAGACTGTTAaatacttgtaaaaaaaaaacacttctgtaAAATATAGTTTAGTTCTCTCACACACTTTTGACCAACACTTTTGTTAGTTAACATATAATTTTGCCTCTTTAAGAACcataaaatacataaaagctTATTCAagcaaaatacatttattttgtttgaaaataagtaatattagttAGTCAAATGGactaaaataatgaatatattttgtgGGTTATGAAGTTTAATTGTGTAATTCCAAATCCTGTTCAGTTTAGCtatgcaaaataaaacataaaataaataaagtagtataaatgttaaaaagtgattaataaaatttaataataaaaaaaaaatctgcttaagCTGGTATAGAAAAGCCTTCCTGTTCGTTTCAGGTAATTGAGCAAGCTATCAATTCCAACAGCTTTTTATGACCACTGTTTCGTTACACCACATATTAaagtgtttatgtttgtttgtttgaatttaataatCCTAAAGGGAAATTCACATGTCCAAGCAGAGCTCTCTATTATAAAGATAGATAAAataagttacatatatatatatatatatatatataaacaattataacatttaattcatactgcacaccttagtttcaAACAACGAGTAGACACTAGTCCATATCTAATAACTATTACAATTCAGAATAATTCATCTAGTATGACTTTATGACTTTGGTTCtacaatctgatcactgttggtaaaaatgaTTTCCTGTATCGTTCTCTGTAACACCGGAGTTGAATAATTCTTGCACTAAAGGAGCTTGCACACACTTGGACAATATCAAAAAAGGGATGACTACTGTGGTCCATCATACTGACAAATTTGTCTATTATTCGATCATGTGCAATCTCTTCTAGTGGGTAGTTCACACCCAACAACAGAGCCTGCCCTTTTTATAAtcttatttaatatgtttttctccTTCTCCAACAGTCCCCCTCCCAGCAGGTTACAGCATACAGGATCACAGAAGACACCACAGAATCATAAAAAGTCTTTAACAGTGTCTGACACACACCAAAGGACCTCAGTCATCTTAATAAATGAATGCGAATCTGACCCAACCTGAATTGTATTTTCAGACCAATCGAGCTTGTTATTCAGATATACACCCAGGTACCTATACGATGAAACAATCTCAATTGCTGACTCCTGCATAATCATTGCacaatcaaaaatgtatttctttggtcttattagtatttatttaaggCAATAATTTgtccacttttttttgtttgttcacttTTTGGTATCCGATATTGTTTACCCAATTACTTGATAACTTGCACAAGTAATTAAGAATATGGACCAAGTTGACAGAATTCACACACATCTGTTAAATGAAGTGAAAGTCTACTGACCTCTCTGTCCTTCACTCTTTCTCTCAGCGAGTCAGATGGAAATCACAGTACGGAGGATGAAAGCAGTAAGGGTCAGGAGTCTCTCTCTCCATGCCCGATGTCCACCTGCGCTGACGGGCCAGTGGGTAACACAGCTGTGTCTCTCTGCTCCGGCTCTCTGGACGCCGGGGTGATCGTCCAGCAGGTTGCAGACAGCAGGACCTCTATCTCTCCACCCTCCGTCATCTTCAACGGAGTCTCAGTCCACTCACCCTCCTCTGTTTTCCACAACGGCACCCCTTCATTTCTCTCCTCCACGGGACACGTCCTGTTCAGTGGCATGAATTTGGGACTCCAGTCTTTGGCATGCAGATCAGCTACAGATGTGGAGATGGACGGTGTGGAACAGGAGAAAGGGGGAACGGCAGACCCTGCACTGGCGTACTCTTCGTTTCACTGCAGTGTCAATGGGACAGATGTAGAGGTGAAAGAAGAGGATGTTAGGAAAGACGTTTCGGTGCAGGACCAAACACAGTCTATTGGCTCGGCATTCAGCGTCAGTCCGTCTAATGGCTTGCAGATTGATGGTTATAGTTTGGTTCCTGAAGGCAACAAGGTTGTACTTTCTTCCCTGCAACTCACAGCATCTTCTTCGCCCTCATCAGTCACACAGGGTGAGTGAGCTCTACCAAACTCTATTACAGATTGTTACATTGTTCCTTTAAACTGGATGAGAAGGCCACagcttgatttgttttgtttagattttgtttGCAAGTGCacaaaataaattgttatttcTAAAtccaaattaaattatatttagtttaatacaattacattacatttaattatattattaatattttttttattttagaggttGTTAAATACACctctttatgattattattgttttttatttctgtaataaatatttgTGATTATACTACTTTTAATTATGGTTaatgattttattaattattaataaaactgcCTTCTGTTATGCTTCCTGTTATGTGATGAGCAGGATTATCGtgtaatttgaaataattttgaaatatcTTTTACAGACTGggctaaataaaacatatttaacaataataaaacaattttattttttgattgattgattgattgattgattgattgattgattgattgatttctgtgtggagtttgcatgttcgccccgtgttcacgtgggtttcctccgggtggtccggtttcccccacaagtctaaagacatgcgttataggtgaattgggtaagctaaattggccatagtgtatgagtgtgaatgagagtgtttgggtttttcccagtgatgggttgcagctggaagggcatccgctgcataaaacatatgctggataagttggcggttcattctgctgtggtgaccccagattaataaagggactaagctgaaaagaaaatgaacgaatgaatgaaaactaaaaataattttgCCAAAaggatttaataatattattaataatgtttattattattagtagtagtagtagtatcagtataaatatatgaagagttcagatgcaaaaaccagaTGCAAGTACCATCTGAAATTTCTgtcaaaaattagcatttttctcagccttctttgtttatgttatttcactttaaagaccacgGAAATAAGTTTTTCTTTGCcattaaagtaaaattactgaacctacatacaggagcctgataaaaatgctcatttaaaaagaaaattccaGACGGCATTTAaaggattttgcatctgaactcttcatattatcAGTGAAATTATTAGTATTGTATAATAGTTTAGTATtataaaatagtattcaaatattattaaatatgattaaatatgcTATATGAAAAACTTATTTTGATAATATTTACGGGTATAATGTCAGGGTGATAAAATTAACCTCATGTCATATTTAGTGAAGATATCACTCGTACTGAAGTCTTGAAAACCGAATACACTATATctgaaataatcattcattaattttcttttcggcttagtccctttattaatcaggggtcgccacagcggaatgaaccgccaacttatccagcatatgttttacacagcggatgcccttccagctgcaacgcaacactgggaagcacccatacacactcattcacacacataaactacgaacaatttagcttacccaattcacctatagcgcatgtctttggactccggaaaccggagcacccggaggaaacccacacgaacatgggaagaacatgcaaactccacacagaaatgccaactgacagtcaaggctcgaatcagcgacctttttgctgtgaagtgacagcgacacccactgcgccaccgcatcgccccatctgacataatatttattctttttcattaaaaaaaattctaaatgtcTCTAATGCTCATCAAGGCAAATAAAAAGCAGTAATCCagtattattacaaattattattattattttgttcacactttacaataaggttgtattagtaaatgtatttactgacatgaacaaacaatgaacaataattTATCAGTTCATCTTTGTAAacataatggaaataaagttatttatgttatctttaactaatgttaacaagcatgaatttggattttaataatgcattagtaaatgttgaactatgattaataaatgctgtattgttcattattagtccatgtcaatacatttaaaatattaactaatgagaccttattgtgaagtgtgaccattattttattcttatattttattttatttataatcatttattgttattatcagaCCTGAAAAAAAGCTGTGCTGCTTAACATTTAGAATTCTGTATtctatatgaatataaaatttaaaagaacagcatttgtttttaacacCTTTGAGCAATTTAATCCATCCTTTTATTATATCCATCATTTATTTGTCTTAAAATATCAGATCCATGATTTTTCCATTTCTTTACTGAGCTCAGCCTTAAATGTCATTGACCaatgaacagaataataatacgacacggtggctcagtggttagcactgtcgcctcacagcaagaacgttgctggttcaagccctggctgggtcagttggcatttctgtgtgacatgttgtcctcgtgttggtgtgggtttcctcctcaGTCCAAAaccatgcagtataggtgaattgaataaactaaattggccatagtgtgagtgtgaatgagtgtatggatgttttccagtactgtgttgcaactggaagggcctACGCTGTGTGTATgctggttggcggttcattccgctatggcgggccctgatgaataaagggactaattcgaaggaaaatgaatgaatgaatgaactaacagATGTATCATCTCTCTTATCTTCAATCATTTCTCACGGATCTCTCTGTCGTCTGTCAGGTGTTGCTGACTGCAGTTCTCCAGTGTGTCAGGAGCGGCTCCAGCTCACATCTCTGGAGCCCAGCAGCACGCTCTACAACCTGGGGAACATTCACACACTTTCTGCCGTCAAGAAGGAGCCACTGGAGCCTCCTGGAGGATTCCTTTACCACCTGGGTTTTTCATCTCAACCCACACACAGCTCGCCCTTACTGGCCCAAACAGACCTGCCCGCAGAGTTCAGAGATCACACTGGCCACATGACCTCCAGCCTAAATGGAGACTTCCTATGTGCTGTTTCTGAGGGAGGAAAGGCCGAGATGGAGGAAGAAGAGGAAAAACAACTGACAAAACTAAAAACTGTGCATTTAGAGGAAGAGATGACCGACCTTTGAACTTAAGAGGAGAAGAAGGTAAAATACTGAAAATCCTTATTTGGAAAACATTACCCAAAACATTATTTTGGATTATTGATTGagattttttatgttttcagACTCTTGTTTTGTGTATTGTAAAGTATTAAATTATTTTGGTGAATCTGTCCAGTTTGCTTTGGTCTGGAGAATCTATGCAAAGACTTATTTAAACAGTTTCAAAGTGAtttattgttttctttctttgtgATTAATCTTTTCCCACATAGGGTACATTTATAAAAC is from Danio aesculapii chromosome 13, fDanAes4.1, whole genome shotgun sequence and encodes:
- the six4a gene encoding homeobox protein SIX4a, whose product is MSVSSSEVTVPGDIKKENVKYTELLESSTDSREHVKLLTLDSPVATGMRVGQQTSPPARKMPTMDSLSAHSSTAVTATSLAFSPEQVACVCEALQQGGNVDRLARFLWSLPQSDLLRGNESILRAQALVAFHQARYQELYSILESHSFSPSCHSALQDLWYKARYTEAEKARGRPLGAVDKYRLRRKFPLPRTIWDGEETVYCFKERSRNALKDLYKQNRYPSPAEKRNLAKITGLSLTQVSNWFKNRRQRDRNPSETQSKSESDGNHSTEDESSKGQESLSPCPMSTCADGPVGNTAVSLCSGSLDAGVIVQQVADSRTSISPPSVIFNGVSVHSPSSVFHNGTPSFLSSTGHVLFSGMNLGLQSLACRSATDVEMDGVEQEKGGTADPALAYSSFHCSVNGTDVEVKEEDVRKDVSVQDQTQSIGSAFSVSPSNGLQIDGYSLVPEGNKVVLSSLQLTASSSPSSVTQGVADCSSPVCQERLQLTSLEPSSTLYNLGNIHTLSAVKKEPLEPPGGFLYHLGFSSQPTHSSPLLAQTDLPAEFRDHTGHMTSSLNGDFLCAVSEGGKAEMEEEEEKQLTKLKTVHLEEEMTDL